One stretch of Natronobacterium gregoryi SP2 DNA includes these proteins:
- a CDS encoding KEOPS complex subunit Pcc1 produces the protein MSRRATIRTEHDDAELVARALEPDNTDEMETTVEADTVVTHIERETTGGLHSTVDDYVVNLAVAVDVTATAAPNRQPTDAGSASTRQHDNNE, from the coding sequence ATGAGCCGGCGGGCGACGATCCGAACGGAACACGACGACGCCGAACTCGTCGCGCGGGCGCTCGAGCCGGACAACACGGACGAGATGGAGACGACCGTGGAGGCGGATACCGTCGTCACGCACATCGAACGCGAGACGACGGGTGGACTTCACTCGACGGTCGACGACTACGTGGTCAATCTGGCGGTGGCAGTAGACGTCACAGCCACAGCGGCACCGAATCGACAACCGACGGACGCGGGATCTGCGTCCACCAGACAACACGACAACAATGAGTGA
- a CDS encoding shikimate dehydrogenase — translation MDVFGLLGNPVEHSLSPPMHEAAYDELGLEARYVTFEPAVDDLGAAIEGARTLGITGLNVTIPFKQDVLETDAVAVDEMATRIGAVNTIDFSGSEPTGHNTDASGALRALRMHDVTVEGATAVVVGAGGAGRAISFGLADAGATVEIANRTESTAHELADEVPNATGHGLEDGTLEALLSGADVLVNATSVGLEEDATPVPADALYDGLAVLDAVYRPLETRLLRDAAAAGATTVDGAWMLLYQGVEAFELWTGREPPVEAMNDALRSRL, via the coding sequence ATGGACGTGTTCGGCCTACTCGGCAACCCTGTGGAACACTCGCTGTCACCGCCGATGCACGAGGCGGCGTACGACGAACTCGGACTCGAGGCTCGCTACGTCACGTTCGAGCCAGCCGTCGACGATCTAGGGGCCGCGATCGAGGGGGCGAGAACGCTCGGCATTACCGGGCTGAACGTGACGATCCCGTTCAAGCAGGACGTACTCGAGACCGACGCCGTCGCAGTCGACGAGATGGCGACGCGAATTGGCGCGGTCAACACCATCGACTTCTCGGGATCGGAGCCGACGGGACACAACACCGACGCGTCGGGCGCACTCCGGGCACTCCGGATGCACGACGTGACTGTCGAGGGGGCGACCGCGGTGGTCGTCGGTGCCGGCGGTGCCGGCCGTGCGATCTCGTTCGGACTGGCCGACGCCGGTGCGACCGTCGAAATCGCGAACAGGACCGAGTCTACGGCCCACGAACTCGCCGACGAGGTGCCAAACGCGACCGGGCACGGACTCGAGGATGGAACGCTCGAAGCACTGCTTTCGGGGGCGGATGTGCTCGTCAACGCCACGAGCGTCGGCCTGGAAGAGGACGCGACGCCGGTTCCGGCCGACGCGCTCTACGACGGATTGGCCGTGCTGGATGCGGTCTACCGACCGCTTGAAACGCGACTCCTCCGTGACGCGGCCGCCGCGGGCGCGACGACCGTCGACGGGGCCTGGATGTTGCTCTACCAGGGAGTCGAAGCGTTCGAACTGTGGACCGGTCGTGAGCCACCCGTCGAGGCGATGAACGACGCGCTGCGATCGAGACTGTAA
- a CDS encoding 30S ribosomal protein S15, which translates to MARMHTRRRGSSGSDKPTADEPPEWSDVDSADIEDRVVELAEQGYDPSQIGIKLRDEGVTGTPIPDVKLATGKKITEILEENDAKSDIPEDLRNLMERAVRLREHVQQNQQDHQNKRALQNTESKVRRLVDYYRGDELEPDFTYSYEQAKDLLDEQ; encoded by the coding sequence ATGGCACGAATGCACACCCGCCGTCGTGGCTCGTCCGGTTCGGACAAGCCGACGGCAGACGAACCGCCGGAGTGGAGCGACGTCGACTCGGCCGATATCGAAGACCGGGTCGTCGAACTGGCAGAGCAGGGCTACGATCCCAGTCAGATCGGGATCAAGCTGCGTGACGAAGGTGTCACGGGCACGCCGATCCCGGACGTCAAGCTGGCGACTGGGAAGAAAATTACCGAGATTCTCGAGGAGAACGACGCCAAGTCGGATATTCCCGAGGATCTCCGAAATCTGATGGAACGTGCTGTGCGTCTGCGCGAGCACGTCCAGCAGAACCAGCAGGACCACCAGAACAAGCGGGCCCTGCAGAACACGGAGTCGAAAGTCCGTCGACTCGTCGACTACTACCGTGGCGACGAGCTCGAGCCGGATTTCACCTACTCTTACGAACAGGCCAAAGACCTGCTCGACGAGCAGTAA
- a CDS encoding PAS domain S-box protein produces the protein MTDTERDGPPGDESAVAEESGELADVQLDVRDVTAVVDDYAAAILDASGCIVSWTDAARRIMGYDGDEIVGSHYRVLFPAPEREEKRPERRLERARADGRAAGRDWRVRRDGERRWVEELLLPVCVDSGGVGVDAVADDSPDGYGWVVHDRTADHEREDELRTEQAFTESVLDAQPDILYAYDVDGELRDWNDRLEDVTGYDVDDLATLGPLELIAPTDRDRIAAAIDRVLEDGDRVTADGHLLTNDGERLPYEFNSAPITDDEGDVLGFTGIGRDVSERKERERQLREEQAFLESVFEAQPDIVYAFDTTRGYRKWNDRVPTVTGYTETELSEMDPLEFVAPEYRERIDAAIDRVLGSGDRVAVEAELVTKDGDRIPYEFNSTRITNGDGTVHGFIGIGRDISDRKEREREFERLDRLNDAIRAIDESTVSAESREEIESVAVERLAETALYRFAAIGRTESTGDRPVLEAWAGEGIDECGLEAVLDSFVAPDGPSVEKRSVRAYTNLRERDVDAWRADAREYGYGAVAVVPLVASDRELGVIVVGAGESSPFTDRELEVLEEFGGTVGHASHAMTLRRLLYTDTVVELEFESTDRGDILVDLSHLAECRLAVDHVLPMTDDAFVYYVTASEADPDRLREATRGHDAITDARSVDVDGEESRWEFVVGETTIAGLLAEHGGRIRSKVVDDGVSTDIVQVSPDADVRGLVDAVTSVYPETTLVSKHTVDRPVRTRGDFRQIVETQFTDRQQAALEAAYYGGYFEWPRRRSDAGDLAAQLGIARQTFHQHLRVAQRKLLAAFFDGDPR, from the coding sequence ATGACCGACACGGAGCGAGATGGGCCACCCGGCGACGAGAGCGCCGTCGCGGAAGAAAGCGGCGAGCTAGCCGACGTACAGCTCGACGTTCGGGACGTGACCGCAGTCGTCGACGACTACGCCGCCGCGATACTGGACGCCAGTGGCTGCATCGTGAGCTGGACCGACGCTGCGAGGCGGATTATGGGGTACGACGGAGACGAGATCGTCGGGAGTCACTACCGCGTCCTCTTTCCGGCACCGGAACGGGAAGAGAAACGGCCGGAACGACGACTCGAGCGGGCACGGGCCGACGGACGGGCCGCGGGGCGTGACTGGCGCGTTCGGCGCGACGGGGAGCGACGCTGGGTCGAGGAGCTCCTCCTTCCCGTTTGCGTCGACAGTGGCGGCGTAGGCGTCGACGCAGTCGCAGACGACAGCCCTGACGGCTACGGCTGGGTCGTCCACGATCGAACTGCCGACCACGAACGCGAAGACGAACTGCGCACCGAGCAGGCGTTCACCGAGAGCGTCCTCGACGCCCAGCCCGACATTCTCTATGCCTACGACGTCGACGGCGAGTTGCGCGACTGGAACGACCGACTCGAGGACGTGACTGGCTACGACGTGGACGATCTCGCGACGCTCGGCCCGCTCGAGTTGATCGCACCGACAGACCGGGACCGAATCGCCGCAGCGATCGATCGCGTTCTCGAGGACGGCGACCGCGTCACCGCCGACGGCCACCTCCTGACCAACGATGGCGAGCGACTCCCCTACGAGTTCAACAGCGCCCCCATCACCGACGACGAGGGGGACGTACTCGGGTTCACCGGCATCGGCCGCGACGTCAGCGAACGGAAGGAACGCGAGCGCCAACTCCGGGAGGAGCAGGCGTTTCTGGAGAGCGTCTTCGAAGCCCAACCTGACATCGTCTACGCCTTCGACACGACGCGAGGATACCGCAAGTGGAACGACCGCGTGCCGACGGTAACAGGGTACACCGAGACGGAACTGTCCGAGATGGACCCACTCGAGTTCGTCGCGCCAGAATATCGAGAGCGAATCGACGCGGCGATCGACCGCGTCTTAGGGAGCGGCGACCGCGTCGCCGTCGAGGCAGAGCTGGTGACCAAAGACGGCGATCGGATTCCCTACGAGTTCAACAGCACTCGGATCACCAACGGGGACGGGACAGTTCATGGCTTTATCGGCATCGGTCGTGACATCAGCGATCGAAAGGAACGGGAGCGGGAGTTCGAACGTCTCGACCGACTCAACGACGCTATCCGGGCGATCGACGAGTCGACCGTCTCTGCCGAGAGCCGCGAGGAGATCGAATCCGTCGCTGTCGAGCGACTCGCGGAGACGGCGCTCTACCGGTTCGCTGCGATCGGGCGCACGGAGTCGACCGGCGACCGGCCGGTTCTCGAGGCGTGGGCTGGGGAGGGAATCGACGAGTGCGGTCTCGAGGCCGTGCTGGACTCGTTCGTGGCTCCGGACGGACCGTCAGTCGAGAAACGAAGCGTTCGGGCGTACACGAATCTCCGTGAGCGCGACGTCGACGCGTGGCGAGCCGACGCCCGCGAGTACGGGTACGGTGCCGTCGCGGTCGTCCCACTCGTCGCCAGCGACCGCGAACTGGGAGTCATCGTCGTCGGGGCTGGCGAGTCGTCGCCGTTTACTGATCGCGAACTCGAGGTTCTCGAGGAGTTCGGCGGCACGGTCGGCCACGCGAGCCACGCGATGACGCTGCGCCGACTCCTCTATACGGACACGGTCGTCGAACTCGAGTTCGAGTCGACCGACCGGGGTGACATCCTCGTCGATCTCTCTCACCTGGCGGAGTGTCGTCTCGCCGTCGATCACGTCCTCCCGATGACCGACGACGCGTTCGTTTACTACGTCACTGCTTCGGAGGCCGATCCGGACCGACTCCGCGAAGCAACAAGGGGACACGACGCGATCACGGACGCTCGATCGGTAGATGTCGACGGCGAAGAAAGTCGCTGGGAGTTCGTCGTCGGCGAAACGACCATCGCCGGTCTACTCGCCGAGCACGGCGGCCGAATCCGGTCGAAAGTCGTCGACGATGGCGTTTCGACTGACATCGTGCAGGTCAGCCCCGACGCGGACGTTCGCGGACTCGTCGACGCCGTCACCTCGGTCTACCCAGAGACGACGCTGGTCTCGAAACACACCGTCGATCGGCCGGTCCGGACTCGCGGAGACTTCCGGCAGATCGTCGAAACACAGTTTACCGACAGACAACAGGCTGCCCTCGAGGCGGCCTACTACGGCGGCTACTTCGAGTGGCCCAGACGTCGCAGCGATGCCGGCGACCTCGCTGCCCAGCTCGGAATCGCTCGCCAGACGTTCCACCAGCATCTCCGGGTCGCCCAGAGGAAGCTGCTGGCTGCCTTCTTCGATGGCGATCCACGATAG
- the pabB gene encoding aminodeoxychorismate synthase, component I, whose amino-acid sequence MTEPRVLTTPDAFRTAAAEDANSSSDRVTPRRVPVEVRISVDDPFVAYRRARDGNDSGGVFLETTGGQPGWGYFGVDPVDRLTVGPEAVTRTDDARSSTLAALEGLLADDRLVRGECTVPYPCGAVGWLSYDVARELEELPDSAADDRGLPRLEVEVYDRLAAWEGPVEGDELTLRVTACPRVDDDVESAYERGRRRALDLARNALEGDPAVGEPPVTTAEATFESDCGREAFSDRVERAKEYVRDGDTFQANVSQRLTAPAAVHPVAAYDALRRVNPAPYSCLLEFRAADLVSASPELLLERDGDFVRTEPIAGTRPRGETPEEDAELEDDLLSDEKERAEHAMLVDLERNDLGKVCAYGTVEVEEYRRIDRYSEVMHLVSNVTGQLRTGETLADAVAAAFPGGTITGAPKPRTMEIIDELEATRRGPYTGSVGLFGFDGRATLNITIRTLVCQAEKYHLRVGAGIVHDSEPSREYDETLDKARALITAVDDALGERAEMALETDGGPSGAVLEDEGDGGEADE is encoded by the coding sequence ATGACCGAGCCACGCGTCCTCACGACGCCCGACGCGTTCCGGACTGCCGCTGCCGAGGACGCGAACTCGTCGTCCGACCGGGTGACGCCCCGGCGCGTTCCCGTCGAGGTACGGATCTCCGTCGACGATCCGTTCGTCGCCTACCGTCGAGCGCGTGACGGCAACGACTCCGGTGGGGTCTTCCTCGAGACGACCGGCGGCCAGCCGGGCTGGGGTTACTTCGGCGTCGATCCGGTCGACCGGCTGACCGTCGGTCCCGAAGCAGTGACGCGAACCGACGATGCGCGGTCGTCCACACTTGCTGCACTCGAGGGGCTGCTCGCGGACGATCGACTCGTCCGCGGCGAGTGTACGGTTCCGTACCCCTGTGGTGCCGTCGGCTGGCTCTCCTACGATGTCGCCCGAGAACTCGAGGAACTGCCCGATTCCGCGGCCGACGACAGAGGGCTTCCGCGACTCGAAGTCGAGGTTTACGACCGGCTGGCGGCCTGGGAGGGGCCGGTCGAGGGCGACGAACTAACGCTTCGCGTCACGGCGTGTCCACGCGTCGACGACGACGTCGAGTCGGCCTACGAACGCGGCCGACGGCGAGCACTCGACCTCGCCCGAAACGCCCTCGAGGGAGATCCGGCGGTCGGCGAGCCGCCGGTGACGACCGCCGAGGCAACGTTCGAGAGTGACTGCGGGCGAGAGGCCTTTTCCGACCGTGTCGAGCGCGCCAAGGAGTACGTCCGGGACGGCGATACGTTTCAAGCGAACGTCTCCCAGCGGCTGACCGCGCCCGCGGCCGTCCACCCCGTCGCGGCCTACGACGCCCTGCGGCGTGTCAACCCCGCGCCCTACTCGTGTCTGCTCGAGTTCCGGGCGGCAGATCTGGTGAGTGCAAGTCCGGAGTTGCTACTGGAGCGAGACGGCGACTTCGTCCGCACCGAACCCATCGCCGGTACGCGACCGCGCGGCGAGACGCCCGAGGAAGACGCCGAACTCGAGGACGACCTCCTTTCTGACGAGAAAGAGCGTGCGGAACACGCGATGTTGGTCGATCTGGAGCGCAACGACCTTGGGAAGGTCTGTGCGTACGGCACCGTCGAGGTCGAGGAGTACCGGCGGATCGACCGCTACTCGGAAGTGATGCACCTCGTCTCGAACGTGACCGGCCAGCTACGAACGGGCGAGACGCTCGCAGACGCTGTCGCAGCGGCTTTCCCCGGCGGGACGATTACCGGCGCACCCAAGCCACGGACGATGGAGATCATCGACGAACTCGAGGCGACGCGGCGCGGTCCCTACACGGGAAGCGTCGGACTATTCGGCTTCGACGGCCGAGCGACGCTGAACATCACCATCCGAACGCTCGTTTGCCAGGCCGAGAAGTACCACCTTCGGGTCGGCGCGGGCATCGTCCACGACTCCGAACCCTCCCGCGAGTACGACGAGACGCTCGACAAGGCCCGCGCGCTCATCACTGCCGTCGACGACGCGCTGGGCGAACGAGCCGAGATGGCGCTCGAGACCGATGGTGGACCGAGCGGTGCCGTACTCGAGGACGAGGGCGACGGAGGTGAGGCCGATGAATGA
- a CDS encoding helix-hairpin-helix domain-containing protein, with product MAILEKLKSLLGLDDSSSDGQPPGKVGVTVEREGPPTVGDVDEEDVTEEAAAAGVPASGSTDSIVEPAREPESAAEPAEATGPTETDAAPTTETTPDESRGVESEDELPDEGSSPESEPETDSEPETDSEPETDSEPETDSEPETDSEPETVDGIKGIGPAYADRLAEAGVETVDDLAEADAADLAEQTDVSEKRIQGWIDRAEVR from the coding sequence ATGGCAATCCTCGAAAAACTGAAGTCACTGTTGGGACTCGACGACTCGAGCTCGGACGGTCAGCCCCCCGGAAAGGTCGGCGTTACCGTCGAGCGGGAAGGGCCGCCGACGGTCGGCGATGTCGACGAGGAAGACGTCACGGAGGAAGCCGCAGCAGCCGGTGTGCCCGCCTCGGGATCGACAGATTCGATCGTCGAGCCGGCACGGGAGCCAGAGAGCGCAGCCGAACCGGCCGAAGCAACTGGCCCGACTGAGACCGACGCTGCCCCGACGACAGAGACGACGCCGGACGAGAGTCGGGGTGTCGAATCCGAAGACGAACTGCCGGACGAGGGTTCGTCTCCAGAATCCGAGCCCGAAACCGACTCCGAGCCCGAAACCGACTCCGAGCCCGAAACCGACTCCGAGCCCGAAACCGACTCCGAGCCCGAAACCGACTCCGAGCCCGAAACCGTCGACGGCATCAAAGGCATCGGTCCAGCCTACGCCGACCGTCTCGCAGAGGCTGGCGTCGAAACTGTCGACGACCTCGCCGAAGCCGACGCAGCCGATCTCGCCGAGCAGACCGATGTCTCTGAGAAGCGCATCCAGGGCTGGATCGACAGGGCGGAAGTCAGATAA
- a CDS encoding calcium/sodium antiporter: MLSETGVFVVLLGAGVIALYVGAELLVAGAGRLALGLGLRAATVGVTVIAFATTAPELFVATIGALDVSTDVGLGAIIGSNIANVGLVLGVTALIKPLAVSERVLRRHVPTMVVAALLLLAFAANGRIGRLEGVLFLLALAGFTACLLYYAGVDQPPVTDAPDAGTGATARDVALVGGGLIALVVGSRWLVSGGTGLLSALGFSDLFIGLTVLALGTSLPELAASVVGALRGETAFAIGNVVGSNIYNVLAVLGIVAVITPIEVATSTLRFELPALVVFTLVLTAMMGYGRGLSRVDGAVLVAGYGAFVYLLFP; the protein is encoded by the coding sequence ATGCTCTCGGAGACCGGAGTCTTCGTCGTCCTCCTGGGAGCCGGAGTCATTGCACTGTACGTCGGTGCCGAACTGCTCGTCGCCGGAGCAGGACGGCTCGCACTCGGACTGGGACTCCGGGCCGCAACCGTCGGCGTCACGGTGATCGCGTTCGCGACGACCGCACCCGAACTGTTCGTCGCGACGATCGGTGCACTCGACGTCTCGACGGACGTCGGACTGGGAGCGATCATCGGTTCGAACATCGCGAACGTAGGTCTCGTTCTAGGGGTGACCGCACTCATCAAGCCCCTCGCGGTCAGCGAGCGCGTGCTGCGCCGCCACGTCCCCACCATGGTAGTCGCGGCGCTGCTGTTGCTCGCGTTCGCCGCCAACGGCCGAATCGGCCGACTCGAGGGCGTTCTCTTCTTGCTCGCCCTCGCCGGATTCACCGCGTGCTTGCTGTACTACGCCGGCGTAGACCAGCCACCCGTCACGGACGCTCCCGATGCTGGCACGGGGGCCACAGCGAGAGACGTCGCACTCGTCGGCGGTGGCCTGATCGCTCTCGTGGTCGGCTCTCGATGGCTGGTCTCGGGCGGGACCGGTCTGCTGTCGGCGCTCGGTTTCTCTGATCTGTTTATCGGGCTGACCGTGCTTGCACTCGGAACCTCGTTGCCGGAACTGGCGGCCTCGGTCGTCGGCGCTCTCCGAGGCGAAACCGCGTTTGCGATCGGCAACGTGGTCGGCTCGAATATCTACAACGTCCTCGCCGTCCTCGGAATCGTCGCCGTCATCACGCCGATCGAGGTCGCCACGAGCACGCTCCGGTTCGAACTCCCCGCACTGGTCGTCTTCACGCTCGTCCTCACCGCGATGATGGGCTACGGGCGTGGGCTCTCTCGAGTCGATGGGGCGGTTCTCGTCGCGGGCTACGGGGCGTTCGTCTACCTACTCTTTCCGTGA
- a CDS encoding TlpA family protein disulfide reductase, which yields MTRELCNPQNDELAVVENAVGDVSIHAISPESDVDLVADYWADSPAEFSALVDPDATVMEYDSVRSYPSLVLVDSSDTVRWQPGDEREILAIGPVPDDVILEWLDQHR from the coding sequence GTGACGCGTGAGCTTTGCAACCCACAGAACGACGAGCTTGCGGTAGTCGAAAACGCCGTCGGCGACGTTTCGATACACGCGATCTCGCCCGAATCCGATGTCGACCTCGTCGCCGACTACTGGGCCGACAGTCCAGCGGAATTCTCCGCACTCGTCGACCCAGACGCGACGGTCATGGAGTACGACTCGGTTCGAAGCTACCCGTCGCTGGTGCTAGTCGACTCGAGCGACACGGTTCGCTGGCAACCCGGCGACGAGCGGGAGATCCTGGCGATCGGTCCGGTGCCCGACGACGTGATCCTCGAGTGGCTCGACCAGCACCGGTAG
- a CDS encoding DUF7344 domain-containing protein — translation MSQILAGDSLTTAMFEALAASRRRHLLRALIECTGDQPDAYAPLSRLATEITSREQHRPIVADDHCSRTEIALVHRHVPVLVDAGIVVRESTDDGTALALADHPVFETDWVHTLLESPGMDTDRLDRTLDALAPARRRTICGTLATRCDVVRVDDLVTALVTSEDDPADERSSLTIALVHDHLPVLADVGLLEYDRTERTVALATDADLWRVEWASESPLESVTDQLDRSGDGRANADGGVVGHDAGW, via the coding sequence ATGAGCCAAATACTCGCTGGCGACAGCCTGACGACGGCCATGTTCGAGGCGCTCGCCGCGTCCCGTCGACGGCACTTGCTCCGTGCCCTCATCGAATGTACTGGCGACCAACCCGACGCTTACGCTCCGCTCTCGAGGCTTGCAACCGAGATCACCAGTCGAGAACAGCATCGGCCGATCGTCGCCGACGACCACTGTTCGCGGACCGAAATCGCGCTCGTCCATCGTCACGTCCCGGTGCTCGTCGATGCCGGCATCGTCGTCCGAGAGTCGACCGACGACGGGACGGCTCTCGCACTGGCCGACCACCCCGTTTTCGAGACGGACTGGGTTCACACGCTCCTCGAGAGCCCCGGCATGGACACGGACCGTCTCGACCGGACGCTCGACGCGCTCGCGCCGGCCCGTCGCCGGACGATCTGTGGGACGCTCGCGACGAGATGCGACGTCGTCCGCGTAGACGACCTCGTGACGGCACTCGTCACCAGCGAGGACGATCCGGCGGACGAACGGTCGTCGCTCACGATCGCACTCGTTCACGACCACCTGCCCGTGCTGGCGGACGTCGGCCTCCTCGAGTACGATCGCACGGAACGGACGGTTGCGCTCGCGACCGACGCCGACCTGTGGCGGGTCGAGTGGGCGAGCGAGAGCCCGCTCGAGTCCGTAACCGATCAGCTAGATCGCTCCGGAGACGGGCGAGCGAACGCCGACGGCGGGGTCGTCGGTCACGATGCCGGCTGGTGA
- a CDS encoding anthranilate synthase component II, with the protein MNDDTRILVIDNYDSFAYNLVQYVGEVADEVIVRRNDAIDFGDLRDLDPTGIVVSPGPGTPQEAGISIPLFAETEYPILGVCLGHQALCAANGSPVVHAPEVVHGKPSTVSHDGTGIFDGLPETFQVGRYHSLAVERNDLPDTLEETARTTDERGVLMAVRHREKPHLAVQFHPESILTRGHDGATNEDGISLRVGKQMLENFCGFATRVADE; encoded by the coding sequence ATGAATGACGACACTCGGATTCTCGTGATCGACAACTACGACTCGTTTGCCTACAACCTCGTCCAGTACGTCGGCGAGGTGGCCGACGAGGTGATCGTCCGGCGCAACGACGCGATCGATTTCGGGGACCTCCGCGACCTCGATCCCACGGGGATCGTCGTCTCACCCGGCCCCGGAACGCCACAGGAGGCGGGCATCTCGATCCCGCTGTTCGCCGAGACCGAGTACCCCATCCTGGGGGTCTGTCTCGGGCACCAGGCGCTGTGTGCGGCGAACGGATCGCCCGTGGTTCACGCGCCCGAAGTCGTCCACGGGAAGCCATCGACCGTCAGCCACGACGGGACGGGGATTTTCGACGGCCTGCCCGAGACCTTCCAGGTCGGACGCTACCACTCGCTGGCCGTCGAGCGCAACGACCTTCCGGACACACTCGAGGAGACTGCCCGGACGACCGACGAACGCGGCGTCCTGATGGCGGTTCGCCACCGCGAGAAACCCCATCTCGCGGTCCAGTTCCACCCCGAGAGTATCCTCACGCGCGGTCACGACGGCGCCACGAACGAGGACGGTATCTCGCTTCGCGTCGGAAAACAGATGCTCGAGAACTTCTGTGGGTTCGCCACTCGAGTTGCCGACGAGTGA
- a CDS encoding Lrp/AsnC family transcriptional regulator yields MGDGSGNGYRLDEIDRRIIYALMADARNTSAPAIAEEVSVSGATIRNRIAQLEEHGVIEGYHATVDFEHADGSLMNLFLCHVPFGEVEAAARKIGTIPGVINVRELMGGRINLHVLTVGTDTSDLRRVGRELERLDVEIEDEYLLQTEHDFPYAPYGPADGRRREPLADYISLTGGAEVVEVTVHEDAPIAGRTLENAAQDGVLEGQTLVVAIERDDTVITPQGNTEIRPNDVVTVFSPSESDEPTLRGFRGPDDESPVSSPGLE; encoded by the coding sequence ATGGGAGACGGTAGTGGGAACGGCTATCGACTCGACGAGATCGACCGGCGGATCATCTACGCGTTGATGGCTGACGCCCGAAATACGTCGGCCCCGGCGATTGCGGAGGAAGTGAGCGTTTCCGGAGCGACGATCCGGAACCGGATCGCACAACTCGAAGAACACGGCGTCATCGAGGGGTATCACGCCACCGTGGACTTCGAACATGCCGACGGTTCGTTGATGAATCTCTTTCTCTGTCACGTTCCGTTCGGCGAGGTCGAGGCCGCGGCTCGGAAGATCGGGACGATCCCGGGCGTCATCAACGTCCGGGAACTGATGGGCGGGCGGATCAATCTCCACGTGCTCACGGTGGGAACAGATACGTCCGACCTCCGCCGAGTCGGCCGCGAACTCGAGCGACTGGACGTCGAGATCGAAGACGAGTACCTGCTCCAGACCGAACACGACTTTCCGTACGCGCCGTACGGACCCGCAGACGGCCGGCGTCGGGAACCGTTGGCCGACTACATCAGCCTCACTGGCGGTGCCGAAGTCGTCGAGGTGACGGTCCACGAGGACGCGCCGATCGCCGGTCGGACGCTAGAGAACGCGGCACAGGACGGTGTTCTCGAGGGACAGACGCTCGTCGTCGCGATCGAGCGTGACGATACAGTCATCACGCCACAGGGCAACACGGAGATCCGCCCGAACGACGTCGTAACCGTCTTTTCGCCGAGCGAGAGCGACGAACCGACGCTCAGAGGGTTCCGCGGGCCGGACGACGAGAGCCCGGTCAGTTCGCCTGGACTCGAGTAA